Genomic DNA from Perca flavescens isolate YP-PL-M2 chromosome 14, PFLA_1.0, whole genome shotgun sequence:
GTTGCTGTTTTTAGGGGATCTTGTGACTGCAAAAGGCAATCAGATGACAGTGTGTCCTTGGGAAGCACACAGGACAGAATCCTACAGAGTCCTCTCTTCTTCCCCCTCAGTAAATTGACTTGCACTTATGGCTTTTATCGCTACACAAAGACACCTCTTTCTAACCCATGCTTCCAGAACTGTGATTGAAtaactccacacagcattttatcataattaaagctgcaaatgGATGTTTCAGGTTAAAGCCCAGTGACAGGTTGATTGTTTTTAAGTGTCAACCCTTGAAGATGGATTAAATGTATAGGTCACACAAAGTTTGAGTGTTTTTATAAATTAACATTCATCGATCGGCGTGTGAAAACTAAAGGTCACCGTTCCTTTGAAGTTGTAGCTCCGACTCTGTGGAACGCCCTTCCTGTTACCTTACGTTCTGACGTTTTtagaaagcagctgaagacgcaCTTGTTTCAACTCGcttttgtctcatgtttgtaATTTTAGGTTTTTAGTCTTTTAATCTTTTAACTTCATTGGTTTTCTATTGTTGCTATAtcaaatacattattattattattattattgttacagTACAGTGCATCTTAACTGATGCTGTATTGgcccgtgtgtttgtgtgtttagttCTGGGAGGTGATCAGCGATGAGCACGGCATCGACCCGACAGGAACCTACCATGGAGACAGCGACCTGCAGCTGGACAGGATCAGTGTGTACTACAACGAGGCCACTGGTAAGTCCATCCTGGCATACACTGAGGACTGTGTTTGATAAAGTGAGGGGAGACGTCCCCCCTGTGGTGAAACTGGCTCACTGCAGCTGCTACAAATAGCATGCAAATACATTACAACCGCTTTAAAACCAGGATACACATGTTATGCtaattgaaagaaaaagagttACATTTACAGACCTGATGTGCACATGTGCTATGTGCTGTTCACATGATGAGATTCATTATGACGGACATACTGCCTCAAAGAGCTACTAACACAGGAAGATTTTCAGACAAAACTACCTTTGTTAAGATATtcttctattacttttactgcGCTGCATAGACTACTAtgctattaataataaaaaagttataCATTTTACATGTCCAATGCCCTTAATGTTTGTATATCAACTATGTAACATGACAGTCTGAAGTTTAAGAAGCCTAAATACTACAGGTTTAATCAGCAGCTCAAGAACATAAGAAAAACTGAAGCTGGCACCTGAGAGACTATTGTAAGACAGTATTACTCAAAAAAAGAATTGGATGAGCCTCAATAATAGTTCACAGAAGTAGCTAGTGTAGcctattaaagtgctcatattatgatttttggctttttccctttactttattgtgttatatatcttttttgtgcacgtaataggtttacaaattgaaaaagcccaaagtcccccacaaagggacttaccatgtccaacagaaaaccctgttcgcaaactgctccaaacagctctgttgtagtccagcctttacttccatgacGAACGTGCgccactttgtaacacacgttataatactcgcctagctgctagcgtggcacgccctcatactctgcttctgactggctagtagtgctGACCTAGgcctgcgcatgtgcgactcccaacaaagatggagtAGAAGTGAGacgcctcactctgtagctaaaacagagagctcaacacacagggtggaaagaggagctgcaacaatgtgcagtacaacaaaaatatggtgtattttgaaaatgaaaccatgtaaacctattctgctaTAACCTCCAactacaattatgaacctgaaaatgagcattatatgagcactttaaatgaccAGAAAATGCCATATGGTTGCTTAATTTGGCTGCGATATAGTTCATTTTACCAACACAAACTGTTAGGAGTGTTTTAATTGGACAGCTGTTTCTTGTGTTTCTCCACTTAGTGGCCACGTTTGATACATCCATACACCAGCTGTTATACTGTGTGAGAACCTGAGCTTTTGACTCTACTAAACTTTTCCATACACTGTCATCATTTTCCAACAGCAACTGAGTGAGACATTCACAGCATTCTTGCCTGTAAATAATTTGATGAAGTGAATCATAATCGCCAGGATCCACTGTCGAATATGGGTTGATGGACGTGATGTGGACAATGCAGCCTACATTGTAGCATCACAGGGTTAGAAACCCGGCTTACAACAGCTCTTATAACACCCTCTTTTAAATTTGTCTGtacatttcaacttttttctagtttgattttgcagtttTAATGCCATCTTAAGCACATgacatgttgtttgtgtgtgtgtgtgtgtgtgtgtgtgtgtgtgtgtgtgtgtgtgtgtgtgtgtgtgtgtgtgtgtgtgtgtgtgtgttcaggtgggAAGTATGTGCCCCGAGCCATCCTTGTTGACCTGGAACCAGGCACCATGGACTCAGTCCGCTCTGGACCTTTTGGACAAATCTTCAGGCCTGACAACTTTGTTTTTGGTAAGAACACATGCTACTGGAATACATATTTTAATGCGGCCTTCTTTTGCAccggaggtcagaggtcatggTGGGGTaaaaaacatcatcatcattcagTCATGGAGCATGCCCAAAGACACTTGGAAGCTTGCTGTCACAAGGGTTTGGACTTCATTTGAAGGATAAATGCTTGGTGTCCCTTTTTCTACTTTATATGGCATACGGCGCAAACGAGCCCACTCCTGCCATAAACAGTCCAAAAAACCACATTGGCCTTCAGCTCACTCACTGACTTTGACTTGTTTGTTGGATGCTTCAAAATTATTCATTGTTGACTTTGGTTTATTGTTATTCCACTTCAACATTAATCAtcaaaaatggagaaaaaataaCGCTGATTAAAGTTTTTCTTGTGAATTTCGTTTGgttgttgagaaaaaaaacttttttaatgCCCCAGGTCAAAGTGGAGCAGGAAACAACTGGGCCAAAGGTCACTACACGGAGGGGGCCGAGCTGGTGGATTCAGTCCTGGATGTGGTGAGAAAAGAGGCTGAAAGCTGTGAGTGTCTGCAGGGTTTCCAGCTCACGCACTCCCTGGGAGGAGGCACCGGCTCCGGCATGGGCACCCTGCTCATCAGCAAGATCAGGGAGGAGTATCCTGACCGCATCATGAACACCTTCAGCGTGGTGCCCTCTCCAAAGGTAACGCATCAAATATTGTACCGTTGTATACAGTAACAATTTTAATTTGTCATCAGAATAAAATATTGATACCGTTATTTATTGCTACTCTGATAGAGACATAATATAAAGTTGAAGTTTtatgtctctttttttgttttactatgAATGATTAATTATCCTATGAGTTCTTGCTATCAATTTTGATATTAAAACATCTTGACACTAAGTAATAAGTAGTTTTGTTTACCTTTAATGCTCTTTATTGGTAAGTCCAGCAATAGCTAAGGCccatcaaaatgtaaaaacgaAGAAGTAAAGCAGTCTAACATCATGCCAGTGCCTTATGAGGTTGCAGCACTGTTCTCCGTCAGTGAGATACGGACAGCCAGAAAACTCTACAAGTAAAACAATGGTTCTCAGTTGCAAAAACAACCCCATGCATCGTATTGTAACCTTGATCTGTGGGGAAAATAAAGTTATCTATTGATTGGTAGAGCTTGATTTATGCTTCAGCGTTAAATCTACGCTGTGGCTACGTACATAGGTACGTGGAGACGCAGACCCTActccgtagcctgacgtgcacatctcgaaaaatgtaactgtggcgtttccccctactcatttcctggttctccttctccataaacaacatgaaatcaaggagaaaattaacttttcctgctacagatttcccaccgtggtcagaaagaacccggggagacactttgtttctctcactatgagaCTCTAGAGTCGATaatcgctccgaagctaattgCCATCaatctctcactcgctctaccacacactccccacacacacacgcacacatatgccggccctgctattctcttaaagacaTCGACGAACACACCaatgcacaagtataaacttcaggccacttacgtaggctacggcgaaagctctgcgtggagcctccgcaggaccataAATCACGCTAAAGTCAATATGTGTAGAATATATGTAATCTATACCttgattagggttgggtattgtttgtttttttttcgattccggtgctaaatcgatacttttaataCGGtaccggtgcctaaacggtgcctgaaccggtacttttcaataaagttaaaaaaaaaagaagaagaaaaaaaataagggtagtaaacaacagttagtgacttgtttattgctatttacactgtttaacgttagctgtcagcattttaaccgtgattaatccatctgctagctaaaggtaggctaacgttacatgctgtcaggtgtagtgtaaagttgagcaccgaaatgaggcaccgaaacttttgttcttattcggtctcgttactaccgtttacgtcggcaccggttccctattggcaccgagtttcggtacccaaccctaacctTGATGTTCCTCGTCTCTCATCTTCAGGTCTCGGACACAGTGGTTGAGCCGTACAACGCCACGCTGTCCGTCCACCAGCTGGTAGAAAACACAGACGAGACCTACTGCATTGACAACGAAGCCCTTTATGACATCTGTTTCCGCACTCTCAAACTCACCACGCCCACCTACGGCGACCTCAACCACCTGGTCTCGGCCACCATGAGCGGCGTGACCACCTGCCTGCGTTTCCCCGGCCAGCTCAACGCTGACCTGAGGAAACTGGCCGTCAACATGGTGCCCTTCCCCCGTCTCCACTTCTTCATGCCAGGCTTCGCCCCTCTGACCAGCAGGGGGAGCCAGCAGTACCGCGCCCTGACGGTGCCCGAGCTCACCCAGCAGGTGTTCGACGCCAAAAACATGATGGCGGCGTGCGACCCCCGCCACG
This window encodes:
- the LOC114567718 gene encoding tubulin beta chain isoform X1: MDSVRSGPFGQIFRPDNFVFGQSGAGNNWAKGHYTEGAELVDSVLDVVRKEAESCECLQGFQLTHSLGGGTGSGMGTLLISKIREEYPDRIMNTFSVVPSPKVSDTVVEPYNATLSVHQLVENTDETYCIDNEALYDICFRTLKLTTPTYGDLNHLVSATMSGVTTCLRFPGQLNADLRKLAVNMVPFPRLHFFMPGFAPLTSRGSQQYRALTVPELTQQVFDAKNMMAACDPRHGRYLTVAAVFRGRMSMKEVDEQMLNVQNKNSSYFVEWIPNNVKTAVCDIPPRGLKMAVTFIGNSTAIQELFKRISEQFTAMFRRKAFLHWYTGEGMDEMEFTEAESNMNDLVSEYQQYQDATAEEEGEFEEDVEEDA
- the LOC114567718 gene encoding tubulin beta chain isoform X2 translates to MREIVHIQAGQCGNQIGAKFWEVISDEHGIDPTGTYHGDSDLQLDRISVYYNEATGGKYVPRAILVDLEPGTMDSVRSGPFGQIFRPDNFVFGQSGAGNNWAKGHYTEGAELVDSVLDVVRKEAESCECLQGFQLTHSLGGGTGSGMGTLLISKIREEYPDRIMNTFSVVPSPKVSDTVVEPYNATLSVHQLVENTDETYCIDNEALYDICFRTLKLTTPTYGDLNHLVSATMSGVTTCLRFPGQLNADLRKLAVNMVPFPRLHFFMPGFAPLTSRGSQQYRALTVPELTQQVFDAKNMMAACDPRHGRYLTVAAVFRGRMSMKEVDEQMLNVQNKNSSYFVEWIPNNVKTAVCDIPPRGLKMAVTFIGNSTAIQELFKRISEQFTAMFRRKAFLHWYTGEGMDEMEFTEAESNMNDLVSEYQQYQDATAEEEGEFEEDVEEDA